Genomic DNA from Comamonas resistens:
AGATGACACTTGGCACCTGGTCAAGCACACCAGCAAGGTGACGGGCTTTGTGGGTGGCGCCAAGAATCGCCCAGCGCCGATCTCTGAAGAGGAAATCCGCAAGATCGTCGATCAGATGCAGGAAGGCACCGAGAAGCCGCGTCACAAAGTCGAGTTCATGGTCGGCGAGATGGTGCGAGTCAAGGAAGGTCCTTTCGCAGATTTCAACGGCTCCGTCGAAGAAGTCAACTACGAAAAGAACCGTCTGCGTGTCTCGGTCACCATCTTTGGCCGTGCGACTCCTGTGGAATTGGAATTCTCTCAAGTTGAGAAAACTTGAGATTCGCAATAGAATCTAGGGCTTCGCATTTTTTGACTCGATGCGAAGCTTTTTTATAGAGTCAGCAACCTCGGGGAGCTGCCGGCAAAGATTGCAGGTGGCGCTATACCCGTAAGGAGCTCAACATGGCGAAAAAAATCGTCGGCTTCATCAAGCTGCAAGTGCCAGCTGGTAAGGCCAATCCTTCCCCTCCCATTGGTCCTGCGCTGGGTCAGCGTGGCCTCAACATCATGGAATTCTGCAAGGCGTTCAACGCCCAGACCCAAGGTGTCGAGCCCGGTCTGCCTCTGCCTGTGGTGATCACGGCTTTTGCTGACAAGAGCTTCACGTTCATCATCAAGACTCCTCCCGCAACCGTTCTGATCAAGAAGGCTGTGAAGTTGGACAAGGGCTCTTCCAATCCTCTGAAGAACAAGGTTGGCAAGATCACTCGCGCTCAGCTGGAAGAGATCGCCAACACCAAGCTGAAGGACATGAATGCCGCTGACGTCGACGCCGCCGTGCGTACGCTGGCTGGTTCTGCCCGTTCGATGGGCGTGATCGTGGAGGGTGTGTAAATGGCCAAGCTGACCAAGAAGCAAAAAGCTCTCCAGGGCAAGGTTGATTCCAACAAGCTGTACGCTTTCACCGACGCTGTGGCTCTGGTGAAGGAAGCTGCAACTGCCAAGTTTGATGAGTCCATCGACGTGGCTGTGCAACTGGGCGTGGATGCCAAGAAGTCGGACCAAGTGGTGCGTGGCGCCGTGGTTCTGCCTCACGGTACCGGCAAGACTGCTCGCGTGGCCGTGTTCGCACAAGGTGCCAAGGCTGAAGAAGCCAAGGCTGCCGGTGCAGACGTGGTGGGTATGGACGACTTGGCTGCTCAAGTCAAGGCTGGTGACATGCCTTTCGACGTGGTGATCGCTGCTCCCGACGCTATGCGTGTGGTGGGTCAGCTGGGCCAGATCCTGGGCCCACGTGGTCTGATGCCTAACCCCAAGGTTGGCACCGTGACTCCTGACGTGGCTACGGCTGTGAAGAACGCCAAGGCTGGTCAAGTGCAGTTCCGCGTGGACAAGGCCGGTATCATCCACGGCACCATCGGCCGTCGCTCGTTCGACACCGAGAAGCTGCAAGGCAACCTGGCTGCTCTGATCGATGCCCTGAACAAGGCCAAGCCTGCTACCAGCAAGGGTCTGTACCTGCGCAAGGTTGCGGTTTCGTCGACCATGGGTGTGGGCGTTCGCGTCGACACGCAAACCATCTCGGCGTAATTGCTAGAAATCGTCAGGTGAGCCCAGGCTCATCTGGTGTGGTGGGTCACTCGGATGTCAATCCGGGTGGGTCATCCAAGACCGTTGGTGTGATTCGATCACTTAATCATGATGACCAACGCAGATGGCGATCCCGCTGCAGATGGAAGAATTTCCAAAACAGTTGGTCGCTGCAACAAGAGCGCGCATGCGGAGTTCGCTCCAAGTGCGCATTTGAAGGAGTAGACCTTGAGTCTGAATCGCAGTGAGAAAGAAGCGGTCATCAATGAAGTGACCAGCCTCGCCGCTAAAGCTCAAACGCTTGTGATCGCGGAATACCGTGGCATCACGGTCGCCGACATGACCAAACTGCGCGCTGATGCACGCAGCAAGGGCGTGAGCCTCAGCGTGTTGAAGAACACCCTGGCCCGCCGTGCTGTGGCTGGCAGCCAGTTTGACGTGGTGGCTGACCAGATGACTGGCCCGCTGGTCTATGGCTTCTCTGAAGACGCAGTGGCTGCCGCCAAGGTGGTGGCCGACTTCGCGAAGACCAACGACAAGTTGGTGATTCGCGGTGGCGCGTTTGCAGGCAAGGCCCTGGACGTCAACGGCGTTAAGCAACTGGCAAACATCCCCTCCAAGGAAGTCCTGCTCGCACAACTGTGCGGCTTGCTCATGTCGCCTATGTCGCGTACAGCCGTTGTGCTGGGCGCCCTGGCAGCAAAGAAGAGCGAAGGTTCCGCCGAGGCAGCTGCAGCTTAATTGCGGCAAAACAAACCAACATAGATTTAGGAAATCAAAATGGCATTCGATAAAGACGCATTCCTGACCGCCCTGGACAGCATGACTGTTCTGGAACTGAACGACCTGGTCAAGGCTATTGAAGAGAAGTTTGGCGTGTCCGCCGCTGCTATGGCTGCTCCCGCTGCTGGCGGCGCTGCTGGTGGTGCTGCTGCTGCTGAAGAAAAGACCGACTTCGACGTCGTTCTGACTGAAGCTGGCGCCAACAAGGTGTCCGTGATTAAGGCTGTGCGTGAAATCACCGGCCTGGGTCTGAAGGAAGCCAAGGATCTGGTCGACGGCGCTCCCAAGACCGTGAAGGAAGCCGCTCCCAAGGCTGACGCTGAAGCCGCTGTGAAGAAGCTGGTGGAAGCCGGTGCTAAGGCTGAACTGAAGTAATTCAGTGAAATCAAGGGCTGGAGACTCGTAAAAGGGTCTCCAGCCTTTGGCGCTTGTGGAACGCGCTGAAAGAACACACCAGAAAGCAGGTTTCCTAGGGAGTCTGCTTTTTAGTGTCTTCTGACAATCCGACAGCAGAAGATGCCTTGGTTCGGGCGATGTGCAACGCATCGTCGTCAGCCATGGTTGGTAGTGGCCAACCGCCAAGCCCGCAGGAAGAACCTCCTGTGGGGCAGTCGTCGCAGACCCAGGACTCATGTCTTTGCCCGGAGATCTCATGGCCTATTCTTATACCGAACGCAAGCGAATCCGCAAAAGCTTCGGGAGCCGCGATAGCGTGCTCGAAGTGCCTTATCTGCTGCAGATGCAAAAAGATGCCTATACAGCATTCCTGCAGGCAGATGTAGCCCCCAAAAAACGTACCATTGATGGCCTGCAAGCGGCCTTCGATTCTGCTTTCCCCATCGTCTCTCACAACGGTTTTGTGGAGATGAAGTTTGTCGAGTACAACCTCGCCAAGCCTGCTTTCGACGTGCGTGAGTGCCAGACCCGTGGTCTGACCTTTGCTTCCGCTGTGCGCGCCAAAGTGCAGCTGATCATCTATGACCGCGAGTCTTCCACGGCTCAGTCCAAGGTGGTCAAGGAAGTCAAGGAGCAAGAGGTCTACATGGGCGAAGTGCCCCTGATGACCGACAAGGGCTCGTTCATCATCAACGGTACCGAGCGCGTGATCGTGTCTCAGCTGCACCGTTCGCCTGGCGTGTTCTTCGAGCACGACAAGGGCAAGACCCATAGCTCGGGCAAGCTGCTGTTCTCGGCTCGTATCATTCCCTACCGCGGCTCCTGGCTGGACTTCGAGTTCGACCCCAAGGACCTGCTGTACTTCCGCGTGGACCGTCGCCGCAAGATGCCGGTGTCGATCCTGCTGAAGGCCATCGGCATGACGCCCGAAACCATCCTGGCAACGTTCTTCGTGAACGACAACTTCCGCCTGATGGACAGCGGTGCCCAGATGGAATTCGTGGCCGAGCGCCTGAAGGGCGAAGTCGCACGTTTCGACATCACCGACAAGGCCGGCAAGGTCGTGGTCGCCAAGGACAAGCGCATCACCGCTCGCCACACCCGCGAGCTGGAGCAGTCCGGCACCAAGTTCGTCAGCGTGCCTGAAGACTTCCTGCTGGGCCGTGTGCTGGCCAAGAACATCGTTGATCCCGACACCGGCGAAATCATCGCCAAGGCCAACGAAGAACTGACCGAAGCCCTGCTCAAGAAGCTGCGCAGCGCCGGTGTGCAGGATGTCCAGTGCATCTACACCAACGAACTGGACCAAGGCGCCTACATCTCGCAGACCCTGCGTACCGATGAAACCGTGGACGAGTTCGCTGCGCGCGTGGCCATCTACCGCATGATGCGTCCCGGCGAGCCTCCTACCGAGGACGCCGTGCAGGCCCTGTTCCAGCGCCTGTTCTACAACGCCGACACCTATGACCTGTCGCGCGTGGGCCGCATGAAGTTCAACGCCAAGATCGGTCGCGAAGGCGCAACCGGTCCCATGGTGCTGTCCAACGAAGACATCCTGGCCGTGGTCAAGATCCTGGTGGACCTGCGCAATGGCCGTGGTGAAGTCGACGATATCGACCACCTGGGCAACCGCCGCGTGCGTTGCGTGGGCGAACTGGCCGAGAACCAGTACCGCACCGGCTTGGCACGTATCGAAAAGGCGGTGAAGGAACGTCTGGGTCAGGCCGAGCAAGAGCCTCTGATGCCTCACGACCTGATCAACTCCAAGCCCATCTCTGCGGCTCTGAAGGAGTTCTTCGGCGCCTCGCAGCTGTCGCAGTTCATGGACCAGACCAACCCTCTGGCAGAAATCACGCACAAGCGTCGTGTTTCCGCCCTGGGCCCAGGCGGTCTGACCCGCGAACGTGCCGGCTTTGAAGTGCGTGACGTGCACGTGACCCACTACGGTCGCGTCTGCCCTATCGAAACGCCTGAAGGTCCTAACATCGGTCTGATCAACTCGCTGGCTCTGTACGCCCGCCTGAACGAGTACGGTTTCATCGAAACCCCGTATCGTCGCGTGGTGGACGGCAAGGTCACGATGGACATCGACTACCTGTCGGCCATCGAAGAAGGCAAGTACGTGATCGCCCAGGCCAACGCCGATCTGGATGCCGAAGGCAATCTGGTGGGCGATCTGGTGTCGGCCCGTGAAAAGGGTGAATCCACCCTGGTGCTGGCCGAGCGCGTGCAATACATGGACGTGTCGCCTGCGCAGATCGTGTCCGTGGCCGCTTCGCTGATTCCGTTCTTGGAGCATGACGACGCGAACCGTGCCTTGATGGGTGCCAACATGTCGCGCCAGGCCGTGCCTGTGCTGCGTCCTGAAAAGCCCATGGTCGGTACCGGTATCGAGCGCGTGGCTGCGGTTGACTCCGGCACTGTCGTGACGGCCAAGCGTGGCGGTATCGTGGACTATGTCGACGCCACCCGTATCGTGATCCGTGTGAACGACGACGAAGCCGTTGCCGGCGAAGTCGGCGTGGACATCTACAACCTGATCAAGTACCAGCGTTCCAACCAGAACACCAACATCCACCAGCGCCCCATCGTCAGCCGTGGCGACAAGCTGGCCAAGGGTGATGTGCTGGCGGACGGTGCGTCGACCGACCTCGGCGAAATCGCCATCGGCCAGAACATGCTGATCGCGTTCATGCCCTGGAACGGCTACAACTACGAAGACTCGGTGATGATCAACGAGCGCATCGTGGCTGACGATCGCTACACCTCGATCCACATCGAGGAACTCGTGGTCATGGCTCGCGACACCAAGCTGGGCGCCGAAGAAATCACACGCGACATTCCCAACCTGTCCGAGCAGCAACTGAACCGCCTGGACGAATCCGGCATCATCTACGTGGGCGCCGAAGTGCAACCCGGCGACGTGCTGGTGGGCAAGGTCACTCCCAAGGGCGAGACCACGCTGACGCCTGAAGAGAAGCTGCTGCGCGCCATCTTCGGCGAGAAGGCTTCCGACGTGAAGGACACTTCGCTGCGTGTGGATCAGGGCTCGCAAGGCACCGTGATCGACGTGCAGGTGTTCACGCGTGAAGGCATCCAGCGCGACAAGCGTGCTCAGCAGATCATCGACGATGAACTCAAGCGCTTCCGCCTGGACCTGAACGACCAGCTGCGTATCGTCGAAGCCGACTCCTTTGACCGTATCGAGAAGCTGCTGACTGGCCGCGTGGCCAACGGTGGCCCTCAGAAACTGTCCAAGGGCGCCAAGATCGACAAGGCCTATCTGGACGGCGTGGAGAAGTTCCACTGGTTCGACATTCGCCCTGCCGAAGACGAAGTGGCCGCTCAGCTGGAGTCCATCAAGAACTCCATCGAGCAGCAGCGTCACACCTTCGACCTGGCGTTCGAAGAAAAGCGCAAGAAGCTCACTCAGGGCGACGAGCTGCCTGCCGGCGTGCTGAAGATGGTCAAGGTCTACCTGGCCGTCAAGCGTCGCCTGCAGCCTGGCGACAAGATGGCCGGTCGTCACGGTAACAAGGGTGTGGTCTCCAAGATCACTCCCGTGGAAGACATGCCTTTCCTGGCCGACGGCACCACTGCCGACATCGTGCTGAACCCGCTGGGCGTGCCTTCGCGTATGAACATCGGTCAGGTGCTGGAAGTGCACCTGGGCTGGGCCGGCAAGGGCCTGGGCCAGCGTATCGGTGACATGCTGCAAAAGGAAGCCCGTGCTGCCGAAGTGCGTGCCTTCCTGGAAGAGATCTACAACCGCAGCGGTCGCAAGGAAGAGCTGTCTCAGCTGGACGACGGCGAAGTCATGTCCATGGCCAAGGAGCTGACCACGGGCGTGCCTTTCGCAACCCCTGTGTTCGACGGCGCCTCCGAAGCCGAGATCAAGGACATGCTGAAGCTGGCCTACCCTGACGACATCGCTGCCGCCAAGGGTCTGACCGAAGCACGTACTCAGGCTTATCTGTATGACGGCCGTACCGGCGAGCGCTTCGAGCGTCCGACCACCATCGGCTACATGCACTACCTGAAGCTGCATCACCTGGTCGACGACAAGATGCATGCCCGCTCCACCGGTCCTTACTCGCTGGTGACGCAACAGCCTCTGGGCGGTAAGGCCCAGTTCGGTGGTCAGCGTTTCGGTGAAATGGAAGTGTGGGCGCTGGAAGCTTACGGCGCCGCTTATGTGCTGCAGGAAATGCTGACTGTGAAGTCCGACGACGTGGTCGGTCGTACCAAGGTGTACGAATCGATCGTCAAGGGCGAGCATTCGATCGAAGCGGGCATGCCCGAATCGTTCAACGTGCTGGTCAAGGAAATCCGCTCTCTGGGCTTGGACATCGAGCTCGAACGTTCTTAAGCCCTATTAAACAGAGAGCTGCAACCGCTTTAAAACAAAGGATTTGCGCTTGGTTCGTTGCTGAAACCAAGGCAAATCCAGCGGTGGCTGCAATGATTTTTGACGAAAAGGAAAGAGTTACATGAAATCGCTACTCGACCTGTTCAAGCAATTTACGCCTGATGAGCATTTCGATGCCATCAAGATCGGCCTGGCTTCGCCCGAAAAGATCCGCTCCTGGTCTTTCGGTGAAGTGAAGAAGCCTGAAACGATCAACTACCGTACTTTCAAGCCCGAGCGTGATGGTCTGTTCTGCGCCAAGATCTTTGGCCCGATCAAGGACTACGAATGCCTGTGCGGCAAGTACAAGCGCCTCAAGCACCGCGGTGTGATCTGCGAGAAGTGCGGCGTTGAAGTCACACAGACCAAGGTGCGTCGCGAACGCATGGGTCACATCGACCTGGCCGCGCCCTGCGCTCACATCTGGTTCCTGAAGTCCCTGCCTTCGCGCCTGGGCCTGGTGCTGGACATGACGCTGCGTGACATCGAACGCGTGCTGTACTTCGAAGCCTATGTGGTGACCGACCCCGGCATGACTCCGCTGAAGAAGTTCAGCATCATGACCGAGGACGACTACGACGCAAAGCAACTCGAGTACGGTTACGACGAATTCACCGCCAAGATGGGCGCTGAAGGTATCAAGGACCTGCTCGAAGGCATTGATATCGACGTCGAGATCGAACGCCTGCGCGGCGATTTGACCGGCTCTGAAGTCAAGGTCAAGAAGAACGCCAAGCGCCTGAAGCTGCTCGAAGCGTTCAAGAAGTCCGGCATCAAGCCCGGCTGGATGGTCATGGAAGTGCTGCCCGTGCTGCCTCCCGATCTGCGTCCTCTGGTGCCTCTGGACGGTGGCCGTTTCGCCACTTCCGACCTGAACGACCTGTATCGCCGCGTCATCAACCGTAACTCGCGTCTGCGCCGCCTGCTGGAGCTCAAGGCTCCCGAAATCATTGCTCGCAATGAAAAGCGCATGCTGCAAGAAGCGGTGGATTCGCTGCTGGACAACGGCCGTCGCGGCAAGGCCATGACGGGCGCCAACAAGCGTGCCCTGAAGTCTCTGGCCGACATGATCAAGGGCAAGAGCGGTCGTTTCCGTCAGAACTTGCTGGGCAAGCGCGTGGACTACTCCGGTCGTTCCGTGATCACCGTGGGTCCTTACCTCAAGCTGCACCAGTGCGGTCTGCCCAAGCTGATGGCTCTGGAGCTGTTCAAGCCCTTCATCTTCGCGCAGCTCGAGCAGCGCGGCATCGCCACGACCATCAAGGCGGCCAAGAAAGAAGTGGAAGCCGGTACGCCCGTGGTGTGGGACATCCTTGAAGAAGTCATCAAGGAACACCCCATCATGCTCAACCGTGCGCCTACGCTGCACCGTTTGGGTATCCAGGCGTTTGAGCCTATCCTGATCGAAGGCAAGGCCCTGCAACTGCACCCGCTGGTCTGCGCGGCCTTCAACGCCGACTTTGACGGTGACCAGATGGCTGTTCACGTGCCCCTGTCTGTGGAAGCACAGATGGAAGCCCGCGTGCTGATGCTGGCCTCGAACAACGTGCTGTTCCCCGCCTCGGGCGAGCCCTCCATCGTTCCTTCTCAGGACGTGGTGCTGGGTCTGTATCACGCCACGCGTGAAAAGATCAACGGCAAGGGCGAAGGCATGGTGTTTGCCGACCTGATGGAGCTGCAACGTGCTCTGGATGCCGACGAGACCGAGCTGCATGCCAAGGTGAGCGTGCGCCTGACCGAGTGGAACAAGAACAAGGAAACCGGCGAATTCGAGCCCGTGACCTCGCTCGTGGAAACCACCGTGGGTCGTGCTCTGCTGTCTGAAATCCTGCCCAAGGGCCTGGCTTTCAGCAACATGAACAAGGCGCTGAAGAAGAAGGAAATCTCGAAGCTGATCAATGCTTCGTTCCGCAAGTGCGGTCTGAAGGCCACCGTGGTGTTCGCTGACAAGCTGCTGCAAAACGGTTTCCGCCTGTCCACGCACGCCGGTATCTCGATCTCCATCGACGACATGCTGGTGCCTCCGCAAAAGGCCGACATCCTGGCCCGCGCAGAGTCCGAAGTGAAGGAAATCGAGCAGCAGTACGTCTCCGGTCTGGTGACCGCTGGCGAGCGCTACAACAAGGTGGTGGACATCTGGGGCAAGGCCGGTGACGACGTGTCCAAGGTGATGATGGACCAGCTCAAGGTCCAGAAGACCACCGACCGTCACGGCAACGAAGTCGATCAGGAATCGTTCAACGCGATTTACATGATGGCCGACTCCGGCGCCCGCGGCTCCGCAGCTCAGATTCGTCAGCTGGCCGGTATGCGTGGTCTGATGGCCAAGCCTGACGGCTCGATTATCGAGACGCCTATTACCGCGAACTTCCGCGAAGGCCTGAACGTTCTGC
This window encodes:
- the rplL gene encoding 50S ribosomal protein L7/L12, translating into MAFDKDAFLTALDSMTVLELNDLVKAIEEKFGVSAAAMAAPAAGGAAGGAAAAEEKTDFDVVLTEAGANKVSVIKAVREITGLGLKEAKDLVDGAPKTVKEAAPKADAEAAVKKLVEAGAKAELK
- the rpoB gene encoding DNA-directed RNA polymerase subunit beta — encoded protein: MAYSYTERKRIRKSFGSRDSVLEVPYLLQMQKDAYTAFLQADVAPKKRTIDGLQAAFDSAFPIVSHNGFVEMKFVEYNLAKPAFDVRECQTRGLTFASAVRAKVQLIIYDRESSTAQSKVVKEVKEQEVYMGEVPLMTDKGSFIINGTERVIVSQLHRSPGVFFEHDKGKTHSSGKLLFSARIIPYRGSWLDFEFDPKDLLYFRVDRRRKMPVSILLKAIGMTPETILATFFVNDNFRLMDSGAQMEFVAERLKGEVARFDITDKAGKVVVAKDKRITARHTRELEQSGTKFVSVPEDFLLGRVLAKNIVDPDTGEIIAKANEELTEALLKKLRSAGVQDVQCIYTNELDQGAYISQTLRTDETVDEFAARVAIYRMMRPGEPPTEDAVQALFQRLFYNADTYDLSRVGRMKFNAKIGREGATGPMVLSNEDILAVVKILVDLRNGRGEVDDIDHLGNRRVRCVGELAENQYRTGLARIEKAVKERLGQAEQEPLMPHDLINSKPISAALKEFFGASQLSQFMDQTNPLAEITHKRRVSALGPGGLTRERAGFEVRDVHVTHYGRVCPIETPEGPNIGLINSLALYARLNEYGFIETPYRRVVDGKVTMDIDYLSAIEEGKYVIAQANADLDAEGNLVGDLVSAREKGESTLVLAERVQYMDVSPAQIVSVAASLIPFLEHDDANRALMGANMSRQAVPVLRPEKPMVGTGIERVAAVDSGTVVTAKRGGIVDYVDATRIVIRVNDDEAVAGEVGVDIYNLIKYQRSNQNTNIHQRPIVSRGDKLAKGDVLADGASTDLGEIAIGQNMLIAFMPWNGYNYEDSVMINERIVADDRYTSIHIEELVVMARDTKLGAEEITRDIPNLSEQQLNRLDESGIIYVGAEVQPGDVLVGKVTPKGETTLTPEEKLLRAIFGEKASDVKDTSLRVDQGSQGTVIDVQVFTREGIQRDKRAQQIIDDELKRFRLDLNDQLRIVEADSFDRIEKLLTGRVANGGPQKLSKGAKIDKAYLDGVEKFHWFDIRPAEDEVAAQLESIKNSIEQQRHTFDLAFEEKRKKLTQGDELPAGVLKMVKVYLAVKRRLQPGDKMAGRHGNKGVVSKITPVEDMPFLADGTTADIVLNPLGVPSRMNIGQVLEVHLGWAGKGLGQRIGDMLQKEARAAEVRAFLEEIYNRSGRKEELSQLDDGEVMSMAKELTTGVPFATPVFDGASEAEIKDMLKLAYPDDIAAAKGLTEARTQAYLYDGRTGERFERPTTIGYMHYLKLHHLVDDKMHARSTGPYSLVTQQPLGGKAQFGGQRFGEMEVWALEAYGAAYVLQEMLTVKSDDVVGRTKVYESIVKGEHSIEAGMPESFNVLVKEIRSLGLDIELERS
- the rplJ gene encoding 50S ribosomal protein L10, which produces MSLNRSEKEAVINEVTSLAAKAQTLVIAEYRGITVADMTKLRADARSKGVSLSVLKNTLARRAVAGSQFDVVADQMTGPLVYGFSEDAVAAAKVVADFAKTNDKLVIRGGAFAGKALDVNGVKQLANIPSKEVLLAQLCGLLMSPMSRTAVVLGALAAKKSEGSAEAAAA
- the rpoC gene encoding DNA-directed RNA polymerase subunit beta'; this translates as MKSLLDLFKQFTPDEHFDAIKIGLASPEKIRSWSFGEVKKPETINYRTFKPERDGLFCAKIFGPIKDYECLCGKYKRLKHRGVICEKCGVEVTQTKVRRERMGHIDLAAPCAHIWFLKSLPSRLGLVLDMTLRDIERVLYFEAYVVTDPGMTPLKKFSIMTEDDYDAKQLEYGYDEFTAKMGAEGIKDLLEGIDIDVEIERLRGDLTGSEVKVKKNAKRLKLLEAFKKSGIKPGWMVMEVLPVLPPDLRPLVPLDGGRFATSDLNDLYRRVINRNSRLRRLLELKAPEIIARNEKRMLQEAVDSLLDNGRRGKAMTGANKRALKSLADMIKGKSGRFRQNLLGKRVDYSGRSVITVGPYLKLHQCGLPKLMALELFKPFIFAQLEQRGIATTIKAAKKEVEAGTPVVWDILEEVIKEHPIMLNRAPTLHRLGIQAFEPILIEGKALQLHPLVCAAFNADFDGDQMAVHVPLSVEAQMEARVLMLASNNVLFPASGEPSIVPSQDVVLGLYHATREKINGKGEGMVFADLMELQRALDADETELHAKVSVRLTEWNKNKETGEFEPVTSLVETTVGRALLSEILPKGLAFSNMNKALKKKEISKLINASFRKCGLKATVVFADKLLQNGFRLSTHAGISISIDDMLVPPQKADILARAESEVKEIEQQYVSGLVTAGERYNKVVDIWGKAGDDVSKVMMDQLKVQKTTDRHGNEVDQESFNAIYMMADSGARGSAAQIRQLAGMRGLMAKPDGSIIETPITANFREGLNVLQYFISTHGARKGLADTALKTANSGYLTRRLVDVTQDLVVNEQDCGTSNGYLMRAIVEGGEVIESLRDRVLGRSTAEDVLHPENRSVLLAAGTLLDEDTIEELENQGVDEIKVRTALTCETRFGLCATCYGRDLGRGGLINLGEAVGVIAAQSIGEPGTQLTMRTFHIGGAASRAAIASSVEAKSNGTIGFNSTMRYVSNTKGELVVISRSGEIVISENGRERERHKVPYGAVLTIKPDETIKAGKILANWDPLTRPIITEYAGQVRFENVEEGLTVAKQVDEVTGLSTLVVIDPKRRGSAKVVRPQVKLIDANNQEVKIPGTDHAVTIGFQVGALIQVRDGQDVGPGEVLARIPVEGQKTRDITGGLPRVAELFEARTPKDKGTLAEMTGTVSFGKETKGKIRLQITDLEGKVWEELVPKERNILVHEGQVVNKGESIVDGPADPQDILRLLGIEELSRYIVDEVQDVYRLQGVKINDKHIEVIVRQMLRRVIIENSGDTTYIQGEQVERSEVLNTNEEMQKEGKLPATYSNVLLGITKASLSTDSFISAASFQETTRVLTEAAIMGKRDELRGLKENVIVGRLIPAGTGLAYHQARKAKDEMDDAERRAIAEAEEAELAGVVADDAEAAPAGEASAE
- the nusG gene encoding transcription termination/antitermination protein NusG → MADAVDTDVNDGAASANPDLRWYIVHAYSGMEKAVERNITERIARSGMQSKFGRILVPSEEVVEMRNGARRTTERRLFPGYVFVEMVMEDDTWHLVKHTSKVTGFVGGAKNRPAPISEEEIRKIVDQMQEGTEKPRHKVEFMVGEMVRVKEGPFADFNGSVEEVNYEKNRLRVSVTIFGRATPVELEFSQVEKT
- the rplK gene encoding 50S ribosomal protein L11 produces the protein MAKKIVGFIKLQVPAGKANPSPPIGPALGQRGLNIMEFCKAFNAQTQGVEPGLPLPVVITAFADKSFTFIIKTPPATVLIKKAVKLDKGSSNPLKNKVGKITRAQLEEIANTKLKDMNAADVDAAVRTLAGSARSMGVIVEGV
- the rplA gene encoding 50S ribosomal protein L1; the encoded protein is MAKLTKKQKALQGKVDSNKLYAFTDAVALVKEAATAKFDESIDVAVQLGVDAKKSDQVVRGAVVLPHGTGKTARVAVFAQGAKAEEAKAAGADVVGMDDLAAQVKAGDMPFDVVIAAPDAMRVVGQLGQILGPRGLMPNPKVGTVTPDVATAVKNAKAGQVQFRVDKAGIIHGTIGRRSFDTEKLQGNLAALIDALNKAKPATSKGLYLRKVAVSSTMGVGVRVDTQTISA